A part of Aegilops tauschii subsp. strangulata cultivar AL8/78 chromosome 2, Aet v6.0, whole genome shotgun sequence genomic DNA contains:
- the LOC141041198 gene encoding uncharacterized protein: MLEVICTSEPDKADEMIFRIRRSACGSYPHIIGVDVEFTKDDEPLQMAAVLQLSTEGLCHVYHITAATKWPKRLKELLQEEKLFTFAGFSIKNAKDKLKMFGSVIHPFYNKMKKKIDKQADHKLWGVSPLPDYLIVYATIDAYATYKSWKIIDNIKRGLEISKEQEEDPYYHCHYAG; the protein is encoded by the exons ATGCTGGAGGTCATCTGCACCAGCGAACCAGACAAGGCCGATGAGATGATCTTTAGGATCAGGAGGAGCGCCTGCGGCTCGTATCCCCACATCATCGGCGTTGATGTGGAGTTTACCAAAGATGATGAACCTCTGCAGATGGCAGCAGTTCTGCAGTTAAGCACGGAGGGTCTCTGCCACGTGTACCACATCACTGCAGCCACAAAATG GCCAAAGCGCCTCAAAGAGCTCCTACAGGAGGAGAAGTTGTTCACCTTTGCCGGTTTCAGCATTAAAAATGCCAAGGACAAGCTGAAGATGTTTG GCAGCGTCATCCACCCATTCTAcaacaagatgaagaagaagatcgacAAGCAGGCAGACCATAAACTGTGGGGGGTGAGCCCACTGCCAGATTACCTCATCGTGTACGCAACAATAGATGCGTACGCCACCTACAAGTCGTGGAAGATAATCGACAACATCAAAAGAGGTCTGGAAATTTCAAAAGAGCAGGAAGAGGACCCCTACTACCACTGCCACTATGCGGGATGA